A section of the Camelus dromedarius isolate mCamDro1 chromosome 14, mCamDro1.pat, whole genome shotgun sequence genome encodes:
- the TSSK3 gene encoding testis-specific serine/threonine-protein kinase 3: MEDFLLSNGYQLGKTIGEGTYSKVKEAVSKKHQRKVAIKIIDKMGGPEEFIQRFLPRELQIVRTLDHKNIIRVYEMLESADGKIYLVMELAEGGDVFDCVLNGGPLPESRAKALFRQMVEAIHYCHGCGVAHRDLKCENALLQGFNLKLTDFGFAKVLPKSRRELSQTFCGSTAYAAPEVLQGIPHDSKKGDVWSMGVVLYVMLCASLPFDDTDIPKMLWQQQKGVSFPTHLGISAECQDLLKRLLEPDMILRPSIEEVSWHPWLAST, translated from the exons ATGGAGGACTTTCTGCTCTCCAATGGGTACCAGCTGGGCAAGACCATTGGGGAAGGGACCTACTCAAAAGTAAAAGAAGCAGTTTCCAAAAAACACCAAAGAAAAGTGGCAATTAAAATTATAGACAAGATGGGAGGGCCAGAAG AGTTTATCCAGAGATTCCTGCCCCGGGAGCTCCAGATTGTCCGTACCCTGGACCACAAGAACATCATCCGGGTGTATGAGATGCTGGAGTCTGCCGATGGGAAGATCTACCTGGTGATGGAGCTGGCTGAAGGAGGGGATGTCTTTGACTGTGTGCTGAATGGGGGGCCACTGCCCGAGAGCCGGGCCAAGGCTCTCTTCCGTCAGATGGTCGAGGCCATCCACTACTGCCATGGCTGTGGTGTGGCCCACCGGGACCTCAAATGCGAGAACGCCTTGTTGCAGGGCTTCAACCTGAAGCTGACAGACTTTGGCTTCGCCAAGGTGCTGCCCAAATCACGCAGGGAGCTGAGCCAGACCTTCTGCGGCAGCACAGCCTATGCCGCCCCCGAGGTGCTGCAGGGCATTCCCCATGATAGCAAGAAGGGTGACGTCTGGAGCATGGGCGTGGTCCTGTACGTCATGCTCTGTGCCAGCCTACCTTTTGACGACACAGACATCCCCAAGATGCTGTGGCAGCAGCAGAAGGGGGTGTCCTTCCCCACTCATCTGGGCATCTCAGCCGAATGCCAGGACTTGCTCAAGCGGCTCCTGGAACCAGACATGATTCTCCGGCCTTCAATTGAAGAAGTTAGTTGGCATCCATGGCTAGCAAGCACTTGA
- the FAM229A gene encoding protein FAM229A: MQPSPSAPGPGRAADTCPAPPGPERPPAARARAAASSLGPASASGRAPRGLDMSAQEPPQGRRFPIEAGDSPGLAAAPESQDSPEPVATEHNPVRPLRRCPGCHCLTLLHVPIDVYLAMGGSPRARAT, encoded by the exons ATGCAGCCCTCCCCCTCGGCACCCGGGCCCGGACGCGCCGCAGACACCTGCCCGGCTCCGCCTGGACCGGAGCGTCCTCCCGCGGCCAGGGCTCGGGCAGCTGCTTCCAGCCTGGGACCGGCCTCGGCCTCCGGCAG AGCGCCCAGGGGCCTGGACATGAGTGCTCAGGAGCCCCCGCAGGGTCGGAGATTCCCAATTGAGGCCGGAGACTCCCCTGGCCTTGCCGCCGCCCCCGAGTCCCAGGACAGCCCGGAGCCGGTAGCTACGGAGCACAACCCGGTCAG GCCGCTTCGACGCTGCCCGGGCTGCCACTGCCTGACGCTGCTGCACGTGCCCATCGACGTCTACCTGGCCATGGGCGGGAGCCCCCGGGCCCGCGCCACCTGA